The genomic region GCGGAGAGAGAGGGATTCGAACCCCCGGTCCCATTGCTAGGACAACGGTTTTCAAGACCGCCGCATTCGACCGCTCTGCCATCTCTCCGCTGCAAAAATACATCTTTTAATTAAATTCAAAAGAATCATTTTTTGTTTTGTGCATTTTTATCTCCACTACCATACCTAATTTCCTGAATACCGCTGTCTTGGTTTTATCTGCCGTTCACTTACTTTTTATTACCGTTACCTGACCTTTCGTCTTTTCAAACACGCCGTTTGTTGAATTTCATAGCTTTCTGAATGCCATTTTTGTACCTTTGTTTTATTGTTTCATACTAATTATTATTCTTATGAAAAAATTGTACTTTCTTTTAATAGCCCTTCCGGCCTTACTTCTTGTTCCTTCCACTACACAAGCAAAAAGGCTCCAGGCATTTATGTCGTATGCCACCTTCTGCAGTCCAACCGACGGTCCGTACATTGAAACATATACAACCGTGGTTGGCAAAAGTGTTGTCTTTGTCCAAAAACCAAATGGCAAATGGCAGGGAACGATTGAACTCACACTGATTTTTAAACAGGACTCCGTGGTCCGCGATTTTAAGAAAATAAATCTGCTTAGCCCGGAACTCGATGACACAACAAACGTAAACATCAATTTTATTGACCAGCAACGATTTCTCCTCCCAAACGGAACGTATAAAGTAGAGATTAGCATTTCTGATAAAAATGACAAAGCAATCCCGTATAATTCTGATGAAACAATTACTATAGATTATCCTGCCGGTAAAGCCGCTGTTTCAGGAATTGAATTTATTGAATCAATCAGAGCATCGCAAACAACTACAGTTCTCTCTAAAAGTGGGTACGATCTTGTGCCGTATATTCTGAATTATTTTCCGGAGTCAGTTTCAAAACTCACGTTTTATGCGGAAGTAAATAATGCAGACAAGATAGTCGGCGAAAATCAAAAATATCTGCTGAGTTCCTTCATAGAAACCTATGAAACAAATCAACTCTATGGAGAATATATAAAGGTGAAGAAAGAGACCGCAAAACAGGTAAATGTGCTGATAAATGAATTTGATATATCCTTACTGCCTACCGGAAACTACAATCTGGTGATAGAAGTACGTAACCAAAAAAATGAAATTGTTGCTTCAAACAAATTATTCTTCCGCAGAAACAATCCGGAATACCAACCTGCCGAAAACGATCTTTCTCAGGTAAAAACAGTTAATTCTTTCGTTGAAAAAATTACGAGTGCAGATACACTCAAAGACTGGATTAAATGCCTCTTCCCTATATCAAGCGAATCAGAACGTTCATACGCGCGCATTCAGATTAAAAAAAATGATCTTGCCAGTATGAAACAGTATTTCCTGTTTTTCTGGCAGGCACGTGACGTTCAGAATCCCGAAAAAGCATGGTTGACCTATTATCAGGAAGTGCAGAAGGTAAACAATGATTTCGGTACACCGATAAAGAAAGGTTATGCCACCGATCGCGGACGAGTGTATTTACAATACGGTCCGCCGAACTCCCGCATTCAGGTACTCGATGACCCGGACGCCTACCCTTATGAAATCTGGCATTATCATTCACTGGCGAATCAACAGAACAAGCGCTTTGTTTATTACAACCGCGACCTGATATCAAACGATTATGAACTGATTCAGTCAGATGCCAAAGGCGAAGTATCCGATTACCGCTGGAAAT from Bacteroidota bacterium harbors:
- a CDS encoding GWxTD domain-containing protein; this encodes MKKLYFLLIALPALLLVPSTTQAKRLQAFMSYATFCSPTDGPYIETYTTVVGKSVVFVQKPNGKWQGTIELTLIFKQDSVVRDFKKINLLSPELDDTTNVNINFIDQQRFLLPNGTYKVEISISDKNDKAIPYNSDETITIDYPAGKAAVSGIEFIESIRASQTTTVLSKSGYDLVPYILNYFPESVSKLTFYAEVNNADKIVGENQKYLLSSFIETYETNQLYGEYIKVKKETAKQVNVLINEFDISLLPTGNYNLVIEVRNQKNEIVASNKLFFRRNNPEYQPAENDLSQVKTVNSFVEKITSADTLKDWIKCLFPISSESERSYARIQIKKNDLASMKQYFLFFWQARDVQNPEKAWLTYYQEVQKVNNDFGTPIKKGYATDRGRVYLQYGPPNSRIQVLDDPDAYPYEIWHYHSLANQQNKRFVYYNRDLISNDYELIQSDAKGEVSDYRWKLKIYSRNSVTTDIDSDAYIPHYGSKIDDYYNNPR